In Bradyrhizobium lablabi, one DNA window encodes the following:
- a CDS encoding phytoene/squalene synthase family protein yields MSSAEGLKGSADFCTQLLRTHDFARYAATLFVPAEQRRTLIALYAFNVEISRVREQVSQPLPGEIRLQWWTDMLAGAGHGGIEGNPVAAELLLAIRTFRLPVERLSRLIDEHLFDLYNDPMPTKAALEGYIDETSSALFSLAAAIAGQQSPEIEHLARHAGLAQGIAQVMAALPLDASRRHLFVPLQLLEQHGSGMEEVFAGKETPKLRAALDQLLGEAREHLKTALVLLAEVPPQVRSVFLPLALTARDLEHMSRADNDPFVPRVTSRFRTLWTLWRASRSYVFS; encoded by the coding sequence ATGAGCAGCGCCGAGGGACTTAAAGGTTCCGCCGATTTCTGCACTCAACTGTTGCGGACCCACGATTTTGCCCGCTACGCCGCCACATTGTTCGTGCCGGCCGAGCAGCGACGGACGCTGATCGCGCTCTATGCTTTCAACGTCGAGATTTCGCGGGTGCGCGAGCAGGTGAGCCAGCCGCTGCCCGGCGAAATCCGCCTGCAATGGTGGACCGACATGCTGGCGGGAGCAGGCCATGGCGGGATCGAGGGCAACCCGGTCGCGGCCGAATTGCTGCTCGCGATCAGGACCTTCCGTTTGCCGGTCGAGCGGCTGTCGCGGCTGATCGACGAGCACCTGTTCGATCTCTACAACGATCCGATGCCCACTAAGGCTGCGCTGGAAGGCTATATCGACGAGACGTCGTCGGCGCTGTTTTCTCTGGCTGCAGCCATCGCCGGGCAGCAATCCCCTGAGATCGAGCACCTCGCGCGCCATGCGGGCCTCGCCCAGGGCATCGCGCAGGTGATGGCGGCATTGCCGCTGGATGCGTCGCGACGTCACCTGTTCGTACCGCTGCAGCTGCTGGAGCAACACGGCAGCGGCATGGAAGAGGTTTTTGCGGGCAAGGAAACCCCAAAGCTGCGCGCGGCGCTGGATCAGCTGCTCGGCGAAGCGCGGGAGCATCTGAAGACGGCGCTCGTGCTGCTTGCGGAGGTGCCGCCGCAGGTGCGGTCGGTATTCTTGCCGTTGGCGCTGACCGCCCGCGATCTCGAGCACATGTCGCGCGCGGACAATGATCCCTTTGTGCCACGTGTCACCTCGCGGTTTCGAACGCTGTGGACGCTGTGGCGGGCGTCACGGTCATATGTTTTTTCGTAG
- the yajC gene encoding preprotein translocase subunit YajC, translated as MLITPAFAQAAGGGDTNSMLMSLLPFALIFVIMYFLILRPQQKKVKDHAELVKNIRRGDTVVTSGGLVGKVTKVVDDDQIEFEISDGVRVRQMRQMISGVRAKGEPAKDKTDTAKEDSSAS; from the coding sequence ATGCTGATCACACCTGCGTTTGCCCAGGCTGCGGGCGGCGGCGATACCAACAGCATGTTGATGTCGCTTCTGCCGTTCGCGCTGATCTTCGTGATCATGTATTTCCTGATTCTGCGGCCGCAGCAGAAGAAGGTGAAGGACCACGCCGAGCTCGTCAAAAACATCCGCCGCGGCGACACCGTGGTGACCTCGGGCGGTCTGGTCGGCAAGGTGACAAAGGTAGTCGACGACGACCAGATCGAATTCGAAATCTCCGATGGTGTCCGCGTGCGGCAGATGCGGCAGATGATTTCCGGCGTGCGCGCCAAGGGCGAGCCGGCCAAGGACAAGACCGACACCGCCAAGGAAGATAGCTCGGCGAGTTAG
- a CDS encoding Mth938-like domain-containing protein, whose translation MPSHSDAPHLPRSAPIEAYGKGGFAFAEMSHRGSLLCLPDAIWAWPVTRPEEIDRASLDRVFASANGIDTLIIGTGTGVWLPPPELREALRAVGVVLDVMQTGPATRTYNIMIGERRRVAAALIAVP comes from the coding sequence ATGCCGAGCCACTCGGACGCTCCCCATCTTCCGAGGTCGGCGCCGATCGAGGCCTACGGCAAGGGCGGTTTTGCGTTTGCCGAGATGTCGCATCGCGGCTCGCTGTTGTGCCTGCCGGATGCGATTTGGGCCTGGCCGGTGACGAGGCCGGAGGAGATCGACCGAGCCTCGCTCGACCGCGTATTCGCCTCGGCCAACGGCATCGATACGCTGATCATCGGTACCGGCACCGGCGTCTGGCTGCCGCCGCCAGAGCTTCGCGAGGCCTTGCGGGCGGTCGGCGTGGTGCTGGACGTCATGCAGACGGGTCCGGCGACCCGCACCTACAACATCATGATCGGTGAGCGACGGCGCGTCGCGGCCGCGCTGATCGCGGTGCCATGA
- a CDS encoding ATP-binding protein produces MSKKPRKTRPRAARKSAPAATKRLAPLQHDTTERIAGALEAIAAHLSAASQASHSASSFDSADAFVWHPNGRLAPVPRVSRVDLGLLRGIDRMRDILIENTERFANGLPANNALLWGARGMGKSSLVKAAHADINLKRKPADRLKLIEIHREDIESLPALMDQLRNSDFRFIVFCDDLSFDGNDASYKSLKAVLEGGIEGRPDNVILYATSNRRHLLARDMIENERSTAINPGEAVEEKVSLSDRFGLWLGFHRCSQDEYLAMVKGYCDHFGIKLAEDELEREALEWSTTRGSRSGRVAWQFTQELAGRLGVRLSGT; encoded by the coding sequence ATGTCGAAAAAGCCTCGAAAAACAAGACCTCGCGCCGCGCGAAAATCAGCGCCGGCCGCGACAAAACGTCTGGCGCCGCTTCAACATGACACGACGGAAAGGATAGCCGGCGCGCTCGAGGCGATCGCGGCACATTTGTCCGCGGCATCGCAGGCCTCCCACTCCGCCTCTTCGTTCGACAGCGCCGACGCCTTCGTCTGGCACCCCAACGGACGGCTCGCGCCGGTGCCGCGCGTCAGCCGCGTCGACCTCGGCCTGCTCAGGGGCATCGACCGGATGCGCGACATCCTGATCGAGAACACCGAGCGTTTTGCCAATGGGCTCCCCGCCAACAACGCGCTGTTGTGGGGAGCACGCGGCATGGGAAAATCCTCGCTGGTCAAGGCAGCCCACGCCGACATCAACCTCAAGCGCAAGCCGGCGGATCGCCTAAAACTGATCGAGATCCATCGCGAGGATATCGAGAGCCTGCCGGCGCTGATGGACCAGCTCCGCAATTCCGATTTCCGTTTCATCGTGTTCTGCGACGACCTGTCGTTCGATGGCAACGACGCCTCGTATAAATCGCTGAAAGCGGTGCTGGAGGGCGGCATCGAGGGCCGGCCCGACAATGTGATCTTGTACGCCACTTCCAACCGCCGGCATCTGTTGGCGCGCGACATGATCGAGAACGAGCGCTCGACCGCGATCAATCCCGGCGAAGCGGTCGAGGAGAAAGTCTCGCTCTCGGACCGCTTTGGATTGTGGCTCGGCTTTCACCGCTGCAGCCAGGACGAATACCTCGCCATGGTGAAAGGCTATTGCGATCATTTCGGCATCAAGCTCGCCGAAGACGAACTCGAGCGCGAGGCGCTGGAATGGTCGACCACGCGCGGCTCGCGCTCGGGGCGCGTCGCCTGGCAGTTCACGCAGGAACTGGCGGGACGGCTGGGCGTGCGGCTGAGCGGGACGTAG
- a CDS encoding DUF1127 domain-containing protein, with protein MLLSLIRMIQAFRDYQRNVSELSQLSDRELADIGLDRSDIPRVAAGTYNG; from the coding sequence ATGTTGCTCTCGCTCATCCGCATGATCCAGGCGTTCCGGGACTATCAGCGCAATGTCAGCGAACTGTCCCAGCTTAGCGATCGCGAATTGGCCGATATTGGCCTTGACCGTTCGGACATTCCGCGCGTTGCGGCTGGCACCTATAACGGCTGA
- a CDS encoding LysM peptidoglycan-binding domain-containing M23 family metallopeptidase, with protein sequence MSLVELLCSRRVPHVAVLALISIGFAGCSADMSTRLSQAQNPFSNPYESQPEATGTVPAPAVERRELPQYARPQSQYQSQPLPPQVVAPRSYPTANGGVSGGGRGLASYAAPGQPIETTGSVAPRSVAATRAQGTTIIVGTSDTVDILARRYNVTPAAILQANGYKGPRALSPGQQLIIPHPAATVAAAPALAAPASKPVAVAAVPSVHVVNHGDTLLSIARRNHVSVAELAKANNINPHAKLKLGMKLTVPAAKTAAVAPAAPAAVATAQPAAALAPPATKLAAAIPAGPQQTARLAQATTKIEDIPAEAPVKAAEATGALPTFRWPVRGKVITSYGAKTNGKANDGINLAVPEGTPVKAAEDGVVAYSGNELKGYGNLVLVRHSNGYVTAYAHASELLVKRGDTIKRGQIIAKSGQSGEVGSPQLHFEIRKGSTPVDPLQFLNGA encoded by the coding sequence ATGTCCCTCGTCGAGTTGCTTTGCTCGCGCCGCGTGCCGCACGTCGCGGTGCTGGCGCTGATCTCGATCGGCTTTGCCGGCTGCAGCGCCGACATGTCGACCCGCCTCTCGCAAGCGCAAAATCCCTTTTCCAATCCGTATGAATCGCAACCGGAAGCCACCGGCACCGTGCCGGCGCCCGCGGTCGAGCGCCGCGAGCTTCCACAATATGCCCGTCCGCAATCGCAATACCAGTCGCAGCCGTTGCCGCCACAGGTCGTGGCTCCGCGGTCCTATCCGACGGCAAATGGCGGTGTGTCCGGAGGCGGGCGGGGGCTTGCCTCCTACGCTGCGCCCGGCCAGCCGATCGAGACCACCGGCAGCGTTGCGCCGCGCTCGGTCGCGGCGACCCGCGCGCAGGGTACCACGATCATTGTCGGCACCAGCGACACCGTCGATATCCTGGCGCGCCGTTATAATGTCACTCCCGCCGCCATCCTGCAGGCCAACGGCTATAAAGGCCCGCGCGCGCTGTCGCCGGGCCAGCAGCTGATCATTCCGCATCCCGCCGCCACGGTGGCCGCAGCGCCAGCCCTGGCCGCGCCGGCGAGCAAGCCGGTCGCGGTCGCAGCAGTGCCATCGGTTCACGTCGTCAATCACGGCGACACACTGCTCAGCATCGCGCGCCGCAATCATGTGTCGGTTGCGGAACTGGCCAAAGCCAACAACATCAATCCCCACGCAAAACTCAAGCTCGGCATGAAGCTTACCGTGCCGGCTGCGAAGACCGCCGCCGTCGCTCCAGCGGCGCCCGCGGCAGTTGCCACCGCCCAACCCGCCGCGGCTTTGGCGCCGCCTGCGACAAAATTGGCCGCAGCGATCCCCGCCGGTCCGCAGCAAACCGCGCGGCTGGCCCAGGCCACCACCAAGATCGAGGACATCCCGGCGGAGGCGCCGGTCAAGGCCGCTGAAGCAACCGGCGCGTTGCCGACGTTCCGTTGGCCGGTGCGCGGCAAGGTGATCACGAGCTACGGCGCCAAGACCAACGGCAAAGCCAATGACGGCATCAATCTCGCGGTGCCCGAAGGCACGCCGGTAAAGGCGGCGGAGGACGGCGTCGTCGCCTATTCCGGAAACGAGCTCAAAGGCTATGGCAACCTGGTTCTGGTTCGGCACTCCAACGGTTACGTCACCGCATATGCCCATGCGAGTGAACTGCTGGTGAAGCGCGGCGACACCATCAAGCGCGGTCAGATCATTGCCAAATCGGGTCAGTCGGGCGAGGTGGGGTCGCCGCAGCTCCACTTCGAGATCCGCAAAGGATCTACCCCGGTTGACCCGCTTCAATTCTTGAATGGCGCGTGA
- the secD gene encoding protein translocase subunit SecD encodes MLYFTRWKALAIILTALVVCLCAVPNFFPEARVKAWPAWAQRRLVLGLDLQGGSYLLLEVDSNYVKKEKLDQIRDDVRRTLRDAKIGYTGLASRPDSVEVRVKDTDLPTALPKLRELSQPLGGLLGSSGQRSLEVSDAGGGLIRLAVTPASITERIRQTIEQSIQIVERRINQLGTVEPVIQRQGTDRILVQVPGLQDPSELKRILGQTAKMEFRMVDTSVSPEQATQGRVPPDSEILMSSSSPKIPYVIKKQVLVSGGDLTDAQPGFDPQTSEPVVNFRFNTSGARKFSQATSENVGLPFAIVLDNEVISAPVIRQPITGGSGQISGNFTVQSANELALLLRAGALPAPLTVIEERTVGPGLGQDSIEKGELAAYVGSIMVIVFMLVTYRLFGVFANIAVAINVAMIFGVLSLLNATLTLPGIAGIVLTVGIAVDSNVLIYERIREELRGGRTAISAIDAGFKRALSTILDSNITTFIAAAVLFYIGTGPVRGFAVTLGIGIITTVFTAFTLTRLIVATWVRWKRPQTVPI; translated from the coding sequence ATGTTGTATTTCACGCGGTGGAAGGCGCTGGCGATCATCCTGACGGCGCTGGTGGTGTGCCTGTGCGCCGTTCCGAATTTCTTCCCCGAGGCGAGGGTCAAGGCATGGCCGGCGTGGGCGCAGCGGCGGCTGGTGCTCGGCCTCGATCTGCAGGGCGGCTCTTATTTGCTGCTGGAGGTCGATTCCAACTACGTCAAGAAGGAGAAGCTCGACCAGATTCGCGATGACGTGCGCCGGACCCTGCGCGACGCCAAGATCGGCTATACCGGCCTTGCGTCGCGTCCCGACAGCGTCGAGGTTCGCGTCAAGGACACCGACCTGCCGACGGCGCTGCCAAAATTGCGCGAGCTGTCGCAGCCGCTCGGCGGATTGCTCGGTTCCAGCGGCCAGCGCAGCCTCGAAGTCAGCGATGCCGGCGGCGGCCTGATCCGCCTGGCGGTGACGCCGGCGTCCATCACCGAGCGGATACGCCAGACCATCGAACAGTCGATCCAGATCGTCGAGCGGCGCATCAACCAGCTCGGCACCGTCGAACCGGTGATCCAGCGGCAGGGCACCGATCGCATTCTGGTGCAGGTGCCGGGCTTGCAGGACCCGAGCGAGCTGAAACGCATCCTGGGCCAGACCGCCAAGATGGAATTCCGCATGGTCGACACCTCGGTGTCGCCGGAACAGGCCACGCAGGGCAGGGTGCCGCCGGATTCCGAAATCCTGATGAGTTCGAGTTCGCCGAAAATACCCTATGTCATCAAGAAGCAGGTTCTGGTCTCCGGCGGCGATTTGACCGACGCACAGCCGGGCTTCGATCCGCAGACCAGCGAACCCGTCGTCAACTTCCGTTTCAACACCTCGGGCGCCCGCAAATTTTCCCAGGCAACATCGGAAAATGTCGGCCTGCCGTTTGCCATCGTACTCGACAATGAGGTGATTTCGGCGCCCGTCATCCGCCAGCCGATCACCGGCGGTTCCGGCCAGATTTCCGGCAACTTCACGGTCCAGTCGGCCAACGAGCTTGCGTTGTTGCTGCGCGCCGGTGCACTGCCGGCGCCGCTGACCGTGATCGAGGAGCGCACCGTCGGCCCCGGTCTGGGGCAGGATTCGATCGAGAAGGGTGAGCTCGCGGCCTATGTCGGCTCGATCATGGTGATCGTGTTCATGCTCGTGACCTACCGGCTGTTCGGCGTGTTCGCCAACATCGCGGTCGCCATCAACGTCGCCATGATCTTCGGCGTATTGTCGCTCTTGAATGCAACGCTGACCTTGCCGGGCATCGCCGGCATCGTGCTGACGGTCGGCATCGCGGTGGATTCCAACGTCCTGATCTACGAGCGCATCCGCGAGGAATTGCGCGGCGGGCGCACCGCGATTTCGGCGATCGACGCCGGCTTCAAGCGCGCGCTGTCGACCATCCTCGATTCCAACATCACCACCTTCATTGCCGCCGCGGTGCTGTTCTATATCGGCACCGGCCCGGTGCGCGGCTTCGCCGTGACGCTCGGCATCGGCATCATCACCACGGTTTTCACCGCCTTCACGCTGACCCGCCTGATCGTGGCGACCTGGGTGCGGTGGAAGCGGCCGCAAACCGTGCCGATTTAG
- a CDS encoding protein-L-isoaspartate(D-aspartate) O-methyltransferase produces MPAAQNPPEKMMFQLSLRRRGISDLAVLRAMEEVPRDLFVAAADRADAYRDSALGIACGQTISQPFVVAYMTEQLQLQKQHRVLEIGTGSGYQAAILSRLCRHVLTIERYRTLADSARSRLEELRYDNIEVLLGDGFDVPPGAGQFDRIIVTAAMEQIPQSLTARLEPGGILIAPVGPHRGIQTLVRVTRTDTGLERKELVDVRFVPALPGVAREL; encoded by the coding sequence ATGCCCGCTGCCCAAAATCCGCCGGAAAAGATGATGTTTCAGCTTTCCCTCCGGCGGCGTGGGATCAGCGATCTGGCGGTGCTTCGCGCGATGGAGGAAGTCCCGCGGGACCTTTTCGTGGCAGCGGCCGATCGCGCCGATGCCTATCGCGACAGTGCGCTCGGCATCGCCTGTGGGCAAACAATCAGCCAGCCCTTCGTGGTCGCCTACATGACCGAGCAGCTTCAGTTGCAAAAGCAGCACCGGGTGCTGGAGATCGGCACCGGCTCGGGATATCAGGCGGCGATCCTGTCGCGGCTTTGCCGTCACGTGCTGACGATCGAGCGTTACCGGACGCTCGCCGACAGCGCCCGGTCGCGGCTCGAAGAGCTGCGCTACGACAATATCGAGGTGCTGCTGGGGGACGGTTTTGACGTCCCCCCGGGCGCGGGCCAATTCGACCGCATCATTGTCACCGCTGCGATGGAGCAAATCCCGCAAAGCCTGACGGCGCGGCTCGAGCCCGGCGGTATCCTGATCGCGCCGGTCGGGCCGCACCGGGGCATCCAGACCCTGGTCCGTGTCACCAGGACGGACACCGGTCTCGAGCGCAAGGAGCTCGTGGACGTCCGCTTCGTGCCGGCGCTGCCGGGCGTTGCCCGCGAACTGTAA
- the secF gene encoding protein translocase subunit SecF: MTHLVLISLGVLIAVLTVVSCFGWLPSLRIVPDDTHFDFTRFRRISFPISALLSILAITLFFTHGLNFGIDFKGGTLMEVRAKSGTADIASMRATLGRLGLGDVQLQQFGGPDEVLIRVAEQPGGDAAQQEAVQKVRGALGDSVEYRRVEVVGPRVSGELLAYGMLGLMLAIVAILIYLWFRFEWQFALGAMIANVHDIVLTIGFMSISQVDFDLTSIAALLTILGYSLNDTVVIYDRIREMLRRYKKMPMPQLLNESINSTLSRSIITHVTVTLALFALLLFGGNAIHSFTAVMMFGVVLVGTYTSIFIAAPILIYLGVGTERLDAPDKPAKK; this comes from the coding sequence GTGACACATTTGGTTCTCATCTCGCTGGGCGTTCTGATTGCCGTGCTGACGGTCGTCAGCTGCTTCGGCTGGCTGCCGTCGCTGCGCATCGTGCCCGACGACACGCATTTCGATTTCACCCGCTTCCGCCGCATCAGTTTTCCGATTTCGGCGCTGCTCTCGATCCTTGCGATCACGCTGTTCTTCACCCATGGGCTGAATTTCGGCATCGATTTCAAGGGCGGCACGCTGATGGAAGTCCGTGCCAAATCCGGCACCGCCGACATCGCCTCGATGCGCGCCACCCTCGGCCGCCTCGGGCTCGGCGACGTGCAGTTGCAGCAGTTCGGCGGGCCGGACGAAGTGCTGATCAGGGTCGCCGAACAGCCCGGCGGTGATGCGGCGCAGCAGGAGGCGGTTCAGAAGGTGCGCGGCGCGCTGGGCGATAGCGTCGAGTACCGCCGCGTCGAGGTCGTAGGCCCCCGGGTATCAGGTGAATTGCTGGCCTACGGCATGCTCGGCTTGATGCTCGCGATCGTCGCCATCCTGATCTATCTCTGGTTCCGGTTCGAATGGCAGTTCGCGCTCGGCGCCATGATCGCCAACGTCCACGATATCGTGCTGACTATCGGCTTCATGTCGATCTCGCAGGTCGATTTCGACCTCACCAGCATCGCGGCCTTGCTGACGATCCTCGGCTATTCGCTCAACGACACGGTCGTGATCTATGACCGCATCAGGGAAATGTTGCGGCGTTACAAGAAAATGCCGATGCCGCAATTGCTCAACGAATCCATCAATTCGACGCTGTCGCGGTCGATCATCACCCACGTCACCGTGACGCTGGCGCTGTTCGCGCTGTTGTTGTTCGGCGGCAACGCCATCCACAGCTTCACCGCGGTGATGATGTTCGGTGTGGTGCTGGTCGGCACCTACACCTCGATCTTCATCGCAGCGCCGATCCTGATCTATCTCGGCGTCGGCACCGAGCGGCTCGACGCGCCGGACAAGCCAGCGAAAAAATAA
- a CDS encoding response regulator: MNATRPPGGSVFLVEDEVMIRMMVADMLEELGYRVVAEAGEINEAIRLAQTAEFDLAILDVNVNGKVISPVAELITARNRPFIFATGYGSSGLPEEYRDRPALQKPFQIETLARMIDTALKSATV; the protein is encoded by the coding sequence ATGAATGCGACGCGGCCGCCGGGCGGTTCTGTCTTCCTCGTTGAAGACGAGGTCATGATCAGGATGATGGTCGCCGACATGCTGGAAGAGCTCGGCTACCGCGTCGTGGCCGAAGCCGGCGAGATCAACGAGGCGATCCGGCTTGCGCAAACCGCCGAGTTCGACCTCGCCATTCTCGACGTCAACGTCAACGGCAAGGTGATCTCGCCGGTCGCCGAATTGATCACGGCGCGCAACCGCCCGTTCATCTTTGCCACCGGCTATGGCTCGTCGGGTCTGCCCGAGGAATACCGCGACCGCCCGGCGCTGCAAAAGCCCTTCCAGATCGAGACCTTGGCGCGGATGATCGATACTGCGCTGAAGAGCGCCACCGTTTAG
- the trmFO gene encoding methylenetetrahydrofolate--tRNA-(uracil(54)-C(5))-methyltransferase (FADH(2)-oxidizing) TrmFO translates to MTGPKLPSEAVHVVGAGLAGSEAAWQIAESGIPVVVHEMRPVRMTEAHRTDGLAELVCSNSFRSDDAANNAVGLLHAEMRRLGSLIMRAADANQVPAGGALAVDRDGFSAAVTKALHDHPLIQIDRAEVTGLPPADWRNVIVATGPLTSAPLADAIRERSGENALAFFDAIAPIVHRDSIDMSAAWFQSRYDKVGPGGTGADYINCPLIKEQYDGFVDALIAGEKTDFKEWETNTPYFDGCLPIEVMAERGRETLRHGPMKPVGLTNPHNPTVKAYAIVQLRQDNKLGTLYNMVGFQTKLKYGEQQRVFRTIPGLENADFARLGGLHRNTFLNSPKLLDGQLRLRAEPRLRFAGQMTGCEGYVESASIGLIAGLYAAADARATGLPPPPATSALGSLLGHITGGHIETIDAGPRSFQPMNINFGLFPPLASPPTRNPDGSRLRGNEKSVAKKQAMSARALADLDRWIADNLHIAAAA, encoded by the coding sequence ATGACAGGCCCCAAACTCCCCTCTGAAGCCGTGCATGTCGTTGGCGCGGGCCTCGCCGGCTCCGAAGCCGCCTGGCAGATCGCCGAATCGGGCATTCCCGTTGTCGTGCACGAGATGCGCCCGGTTCGGATGACCGAAGCCCATCGCACCGATGGGCTTGCCGAACTCGTCTGTTCAAATTCGTTTCGCTCCGATGACGCCGCCAACAACGCGGTCGGGCTGCTGCATGCGGAAATGCGTCGGCTGGGCTCGCTGATCATGCGCGCCGCCGATGCCAATCAGGTGCCGGCCGGCGGGGCGCTGGCCGTCGACCGCGACGGATTTTCGGCTGCCGTGACCAAGGCTTTGCACGACCATCCCTTGATCCAGATCGACCGGGCCGAAGTCACGGGCTTGCCGCCGGCAGACTGGCGCAACGTCATCGTCGCGACCGGACCTCTGACGTCGGCGCCGCTTGCGGACGCCATCCGCGAACGCTCCGGCGAGAATGCGCTCGCCTTCTTCGATGCGATCGCGCCCATCGTGCACCGGGATTCCATCGATATGTCGGCGGCCTGGTTCCAGTCGCGCTACGACAAGGTCGGCCCCGGCGGCACCGGCGCCGACTACATCAATTGCCCGCTGATCAAAGAGCAATACGACGGCTTCGTCGATGCGCTGATCGCGGGTGAGAAGACCGACTTCAAGGAGTGGGAGACCAACACACCCTATTTCGACGGCTGCCTGCCGATCGAGGTGATGGCCGAACGGGGCCGCGAGACGCTGCGGCACGGGCCGATGAAACCGGTCGGGCTCACCAATCCGCACAATCCGACCGTGAAGGCCTATGCCATCGTGCAGCTGCGCCAGGACAACAAGCTCGGCACGCTCTACAACATGGTCGGCTTCCAGACCAAGCTGAAATACGGCGAGCAGCAGCGCGTCTTCCGCACCATTCCCGGGCTCGAAAACGCCGACTTCGCCCGGCTCGGGGGCTTGCATCGCAACACGTTCCTGAATTCGCCAAAACTCTTGGACGGCCAACTCCGCTTGCGCGCGGAGCCACGGCTGCGCTTCGCCGGGCAAATGACCGGCTGCGAAGGCTATGTGGAATCCGCAAGCATCGGGCTGATCGCCGGCCTCTATGCCGCAGCCGACGCGCGCGCGACAGGGCTTCCGCCACCGCCAGCGACATCGGCGCTGGGATCGCTGCTCGGCCACATCACCGGCGGGCATATCGAGACCATCGATGCCGGCCCCCGCTCCTTCCAGCCCATGAACATCAATTTCGGGCTGTTCCCGCCGCTCGCCAGTCCACCGACGCGAAATCCCGATGGCAGCCGCCTGCGCGGCAACGAAAAGAGCGTTGCAAAGAAGCAGGCGATGAGCGCGCGGGCGTTAGCCGATCTCGATCGCTGGATCGCCGACAATCTGCATATCGCAGCGGCGGCGTGA
- a CDS encoding serine/threonine protein kinase → MNLPRDDAAALSARWTEGVLLKRDVFSTVERGRFRGDGGEVDAVLRRLDQVPWWSYLPARHLFARERRALAKASGLHVGPELLWAGRQALVRGFIDGVALHLAKPFGDVAYFRSAKLSLRRLHRAGICHNDLAKEQNWLRGSDGRAYLTDFQLAHCFANRSRLFRIAAYEDLRHLLKHKRSYAPEALTPMERKILARKSFVASLWLKTGKKVYRGITRGLFNFTDREGGGRRLVNDAPVLVDLIRKNPAVRDTAIVAFADRRTGVGLYAFVEADQSALEAQLRSELAAAKGPKPPEHIQVVQALPRDDAGKPRTEILQLVAMNQLDLIEPMMKSDTDRAFLKAILEQRKNLRDRFNFEVADLASSPSTDVITREGG, encoded by the coding sequence ATGAATCTGCCCAGAGACGACGCAGCAGCGCTGTCGGCGCGGTGGACCGAAGGCGTCCTGCTGAAGCGCGACGTGTTTTCGACCGTTGAGCGCGGTCGCTTTCGCGGCGATGGCGGCGAGGTCGATGCGGTATTGCGCCGGCTCGACCAGGTGCCGTGGTGGTCCTATCTCCCGGCGCGCCATCTGTTCGCCCGCGAGCGGCGTGCGCTGGCCAAGGCGAGCGGCCTCCATGTCGGGCCGGAACTTTTGTGGGCCGGGCGCCAGGCGCTGGTACGCGGTTTCATCGACGGGGTGGCGCTGCACCTGGCAAAGCCCTTTGGCGACGTCGCCTATTTCCGTTCCGCCAAGCTTTCGCTGCGCCGGCTGCATCGCGCCGGAATCTGCCACAACGATCTTGCCAAGGAGCAAAACTGGCTGCGCGGCAGCGACGGCCGCGCCTATCTGACCGACTTCCAGCTCGCACACTGCTTTGCCAACCGCAGTCGGCTGTTCCGGATCGCAGCTTATGAGGATCTCCGGCATCTCTTGAAACACAAGCGCAGCTATGCGCCGGAGGCGCTGACGCCGATGGAACGCAAGATTCTGGCGCGCAAATCCTTTGTCGCCAGCCTATGGCTCAAGACCGGCAAGAAAGTCTATCGCGGCATCACTCGTGGGCTGTTCAATTTCACCGATCGCGAAGGCGGCGGGCGGCGGCTTGTCAACGACGCGCCTGTCCTGGTGGATCTGATCCGCAAAAACCCTGCCGTGCGCGATACCGCCATCGTCGCTTTCGCCGACCGCCGCACCGGCGTCGGACTTTATGCCTTCGTCGAGGCCGACCAGAGCGCGCTCGAGGCCCAACTGCGCAGCGAGCTTGCGGCTGCAAAAGGTCCAAAACCGCCGGAGCATATCCAGGTGGTGCAGGCCTTGCCGCGCGACGATGCCGGCAAACCCCGCACCGAGATCCTGCAACTTGTCGCCATGAACCAGCTCGATCTGATCGAGCCGATGATGAAAAGCGACACCGACCGCGCGTTCCTGAAAGCCATTCTGGAGCAGCGCAAGAATTTGCGCGACCGCTTCAATTTCGAAGTGGCCGATTTGGCGTCATCCCCGTCCACCGACGTCATCACCCGCGAAGGCGGGTGA